A single region of the Garra rufa chromosome 6, GarRuf1.0, whole genome shotgun sequence genome encodes:
- the LOC141337336 gene encoding uncharacterized protein: MPENPEQRNNSYAQVQDVVNNALNTLLNEPGSPMQPKSSNFMSTSTQINGRMDYTFQDGDAMQPLSFLRLLTVPSTTPGSTVAPSNLISGSAVVTSKLVFSSSSPVPSEALVLSAINTLRNSRESQLNESVKVVNVTYEKISETSYAVIFEIKLSNISMPENPEQRNNSYAQVQDVVNNALNTLLNEPGSPMQPKSSNFMSTSTQINGRMDYTFQDGDAMQPLSFLRLLTVPSTTPGSTVAPSNLISGSAVVTSKLVFSSSSPVPSEALVLSAINTLRNSRESQLNESVKVVNVTYEKITSTSYAVIFKFNLSNISMSKNPELRNDTYLQAQGVVNSALNTLLNKPESPALNPKSSNFISTSNQIEGRMDYTFQDGDAIQPVSFLNELRLQTVLTTTSTPRTVLGRAIIYIRLVFVTTGPLPNPEKVLQVANTLLTTRLTTKEDTTLSDPVSFINITYTKINETAYALNFGFEISNITMSEKPELRNGTHLTVQNSINALLGKILLSNSSAPLIKIQEADFTGNSTVIQANVVYVFSPSDISQPSVFVQELIQLSEATTTTSTVTTTTSTTPQILIRKAIIKIRLEFITLGPRPSESMVLDVVKSLVAANLTIALSTRELTVNDPVTLANVAYLAINDTAYALIFAYEIKEVSMTDAKRLEAYQEIQIKINALVTQILKEPSSIVLLPANFTENSTVIEASALYVFSQHDSNAVSGFLVNTLFTVFTTPFPTTINTTISNNGTNAAWVVAIIVPVAIVIGLVPCWILLCCLLCGCCAAIRRRWHRRRSYNVQYTTRHSLF, encoded by the exons ATGCCAGAAAACCCTGAGCAAAGAAACAACAGTTACGCACAAGTGCAAGATGTTGTCAATAATGCA CTGAACACTCTTCTGAATGAACCTGGCAGTCCAATGCAGCCCAAGTCATCTAATTTCAT GAGCACATCAACCCAGATTAATGGCAGGATGGATTACACTTTCCAGGATGGAGATGCCATGCAACCACTCAGCTTCCTACGTTTACTGACAG TGCCGTCGACTACCCCTGGTTCCACTGTGGCGCCTTCAAACCTAAT ATCTGGTTCAGCAGTGGTCACAAGCAAGCTGGTATTCAGCTCCTCATCTCCAGTCCCCAGTGAAGCTCTGGTCCTCAGTGCTATCAACACTCTCCGTAATTCCAGAGAGTCACAGCTCAATGAATCAGTGAAGGTGGTGAATGTCACCTATGAGA AAATTTCTGAAACCTCCTATGCTGTCATTTTTGAGATTAAGCTGAGTAATATCAGCATGCCAGAAAACCCTGAGCAAAGAAACAACAGTTACGCACAAGTGCAAGATGTTGTCAATAATGCA CTGAACACTCTTCTGAATGAACCTGGCAGCCCAATGCAGCCCAAGTCATCTAATTTCAT GAGCACATCAACCCAGATTAATGGCAGGATGGATTACACTTTCCAGGATGGAGATGCCATGCAACCACTCAGCTTCCTACGTTTACTGACAG TGCCGTCGACTACCCCTGGTTCCACTGTGGCGCCTTCAAACCTAAT ATCTGGTTCAGCAGTGGTCACAAGCAAGCTGGTATTCAGCTCCTCATCTCCAGTCCCCAGTGAAGCTCTGGTCCTCAGTGCTATCAATACTCTCCGTAATTCCAGAGAGTCACAGCTCAATGAATCAGTGAAGGTGGTGAATGTCACCTATGAGA AAATCACGTCAACCTCCTATGCTGTCATCTTTAAGTTTAATCTGAGTAATATCAGcatgtcaaagaatcctgagctAAGAAACGACACATATCTGCAAGCTCAGGGTGTCGTCAATTCAGCG CTGAACACTCTTCTGAATAAACCTGAAAGTCCAGCTTTGAATCCCAAGTCATCCAACTTCAT AAGCACATCAAACCAAATTGAGGGCAGGATGGATTACACCTTCCAGGATGGAGATGCCATTCAACCAGTCAGCTTTCTAAATGAGCTTCGTTTACAGACAG TCTTAACAACAACCAGTACTCCACGGACTGT GCTTGGCAGAGCAATTATATATATTCGACTCGTGTTTGTAACAACGGGCCCCCTGCCAAATCCAGAAAAGGTTCTGCAGGTGGCCAACACTCTGTTGACCACTCGTCTGACAACTAAAGAAGACACCACACTGAGTGATCCTGTGAGCTTTATCAATATCACATATACGA aaattaatgagACGGCCTATGCTCTCAACTTTGGATTTGAAATCAGCAATATAACCATGTCTGAGAAACCTGAACTCAGGAATGGCACCCACCTTACAGTACAAAACTCTATAAACGCATTG CTGGGCAAGATCCTCCTTAGTAACTCCTCAGCTCCTCTCATTAAAATCCAAGAGGCTGATTTCAC GGGTAATTCCACTGTAATTCAGGCCAATGTAGTATATGTTTTCTCACCAAGTGACATCTCGCAACCCAGCGTCTTTGTTCAAGAACTTATCCAACTTAGCGAAG CGACTACTACGACAAGTACAGTGACTACCACGACAAGCACAACACCACAGATCTT GATTAGGAAGGCGATTATTAAAATTCGTCTAGAGTTTATCACACTGGGCCCAAGACCAAGTGAGAGCATGGTTCTAGATGTAGTCAAATCTTTGGTGGCCGCAAATCTCACAATTGCACTAAGCACCCGAGAACTAACCGTGAATGATCCTGTGACCTTGGCGAATGTTGCATATTTGG CCATTAATGACACTGCCTACGCACTCATCTTTGCATATGAAATCAAAGAAGTATCCATGACAGATGCAAAAAGGCTTGAAGCCTATCAAGAAATCCAAATTAAGATAAATGCTTTG GTGACTCAGATCCTAAAGGAACCCTCGAGTATTGTGCTCCTTCCAGCCAATTTCAC GGAAAATAGCACCGTGATTGAAGCCAGTGCTCTGTATGTTTTCTCACAACATGACAGCAACGCAGTGTCCGGGTTTTTGGTCAATACCCTTTTCACAGTTTTCACCACACCATTTCCAACCACCATAAACACTACAATCTCAAACAACGGTACAAATGCAGCATGGGTTGTGGCTATCATTGTCCCCGTTGCTATTGTCATCGGACTTGTACCTTGCTGGATTCTTCTTTGC TgtttgctgtgtggttgctgtGCAGCAATCAGAAGACGCTGGCACAGAAGACGGTCATACAATGTACAGTACACCACCCGACACAGCCTCTTCTAG
- the LOC141336846 gene encoding uncharacterized protein, whose protein sequence is MTDLPTTTIPADTATAPSTTTATIPSSTAAHTTTTFEVTTAGLSRTTMDSKTTTASTTTTGIITGLTNAVEVPVVPVTSVVQNTNPKLISGSAVVISKLVFNSSSPVPSEALVISAINTLRNSRESQLNESVKVVNVTYEKISDTSYAVIFEIKLSNISMPENPEQRNSSYAQVQDVANNALNTLLNEPGSPMQPSSYNFTSTSNQIDGRMDYTFQDGDVIQPVSFLKLLLLPTTTTLIPDTTTGFAVTAPNLISGSAVVISKLVFNSSSPVPSEALVLSAIYTLRNSRESQLNESVKVVNVTYEKISDTSYAVIFEIKLSNISMPENPEQRNNSYAQVQDVVNNALNTLLNEPGSPMQPKSSNFMSTSTQINGRMDYTFQDGDAMQPLSFLRLLTVPSTTPGSTVAPSNLISGSAVVTSKLVFSSSSPVPSEALVISAINTLRNSRESQLNESVKVVNVTYEKISDTSYAVIFEIKLSNISMPENPEQRNSSYAQVQDVANNALNTLLNEPGSPMQPSSYNFTSTSNQIDGRMDYTFQDGDVIQPVSFLKLLLLPTTTTLIPDTTTGFAVTAPNLISGSAVVISKLVFNSSSPVPSEALVLSAIYTLRNSRESQLNESVKVVNVTYEKISDTSYAVIFEIKLSNISMPENPEQRNNSYAQVQDVVNNALNTLLNEPGSPMQPKSSNFMSTSTQINGRMDYTFQDGDAMQPLSFLRLLTVPSTTPGSTVAPSNLISGSAVVTSKLVFSSSSPVPSEALVLSAINTLRNSRESQLNESVKVVNVTYEKISETSYAVIFEIKLSNISMPENPEQRNNSYAQVQDVVNNALNTLLNEPGSPMQPKSSNFMSTSTQINGRMDYTFQDGDAMQPLSFLRLLTVPSTTPGSTVAPSNLISGSAVVTSKLVFSSSSPVPSEALVLSAINTLRNSRESHLNESVKVVNVTYEN, encoded by the exons ATGACTGATCTTCCAACCACTACAATTCCAGCTGATACAGCTACAGCTCCAAGCACAACAACAGCCACCATTCCAAGCTCAACTGCAGCTCACACAACAACCACATTTGAAGTAACAACAGCAGGTCTTTCAAGAACAACCATGGATTCAAAAACTACAACTGCATCAACAACTACAACTGGAATTATTACAGGTCTCACCAATGCAGTAGAAGTTCCAGTAGTTCCAGTAACATCAGTTGTTCAGAATACAAATCCCAAACtcat ATCTGGTTCAGCAGTGGTCATAAGCAAGCTGGTGTTCAACTCCTCATCTCCAGTCCCCAGTGAAGCTCTGGTCATCAGTGCTATCAACACTCTCCGTAATTCCAGAGAGTCACAGCTCAATGAATCAGTGAAGGTGGTGAATGTCACCTATGAGA AAATTTCTGATACCTCTTATGCTGTCATTTTTGAGATTAAGCTGAGTAATATCAGCATGCCAGAAAACCCTGAGCAAAGAAACAGCAGTTACGCACAAGTGCAAGATGTTGCCAATAATGCA CTGAACACTCTTCTGAATGAACCTGGCAGCCCAATGCAGCCCAGTTCATATAATTTCAC aagcACTTCAAACCAGATTGATGGCAGGATGGATTACACCTTCCAGGATGGAGATGTCATACAACCAGTCAGCTTCCTAAAACTGCTACTGCTACCGACCACTACCACATTGATTCCAGATACAACTACTGGTTTCGCTGTTACTGCTCCCAACCTCAT ATCTGGTTCAGCAGTGGTCATAAGCAAGCTGGTGTTCAACTCCTCATCTCCAGTCCCCAGTGAAGCTCTGGTCCTCAGTGCTATCTACACTCTCCGTAATTCCAGAGAGTCACAGCTTAATGAATCAGTGAAGGTGGTGAATGTCACCTATGAGA AAATTTCTGATACCTCCTATGCTGTCATTTTTGAGATTAAGCTGAGTAATATCAGCATGCCAGAAAACCCTGAGCAAAGAAACAACAGTTACGCACAAGTGCAAGATGTTGTCAATAATGCA CTGAACACTCTTCTGAATGAACCTGGCAGTCCAATGCAGCCCAAGTCATCTAATTTCAT GAGCACATCAACCCAGATTAATGGCAGGATGGATTACACTTTCCAGGATGGAGATGCCATGCAACCACTCAGCTTCCTACGTTTACTGACAG TGCCGTCGACTACCCCTGGTTCCACTGTGGCGCCTTCAAACCTAAT ATCTGGTTCAGCAGTGGTCACAAGCAAGCTGGTATTCAGCTCCTCATCTCCAGTCCCCAGTGAAGCTCTGGTCATCAGTGCTATCAACACTCTCCGTAATTCCAGAGAGTCACAGCTCAATGAATCAGTGAAGGTGGTGAATGTCACCTATGAGA AAATTTCTGATACCTCTTATGCTGTCATTTTTGAGATTAAGCTGAGTAATATCAGCATGCCAGAAAACCCTGAGCAAAGAAACAGCAGTTACGCACAAGTGCAAGATGTTGCCAATAATGCA CTGAACACTCTTCTGAATGAACCTGGCAGCCCAATGCAGCCCAGTTCATATAATTTCAC aagcACTTCAAACCAGATTGATGGCAGGATGGATTACACCTTCCAGGATGGAGATGTCATACAACCAGTCAGCTTCCTAAAACTGCTACTGCTACCGACCACTACCACATTGATTCCAGATACAACTACTGGTTTCGCTGTTACTGCTCCCAACCTCAT ATCTGGTTCAGCAGTGGTCATAAGCAAGCTGGTGTTCAACTCCTCATCTCCAGTCCCCAGTGAAGCTCTGGTCCTCAGTGCTATCTACACTCTCCGTAATTCCAGAGAGTCACAGCTTAATGAATCAGTGAAGGTGGTGAATGTCACCTATGAGA AAATTTCTGATACCTCCTATGCTGTCATTTTTGAGATTAAGCTGAGTAATATCAGCATGCCAGAAAACCCTGAGCAAAGAAACAACAGTTACGCACAAGTGCAAGATGTTGTCAATAATGCA CTGAACACTCTTCTGAATGAACCTGGCAGTCCAATGCAGCCCAAGTCATCTAATTTCAT GAGCACATCAACCCAGATTAATGGCAGGATGGATTACACTTTCCAGGATGGAGATGCCATGCAACCACTCAGCTTCCTACGTTTACTGACAG TGCCGTCGACTACCCCTGGTTCCACTGTGGCGCCTTCAAACCTAAT ATCTGGTTCAGCAGTGGTCACAAGCAAGCTGGTATTCAGCTCCTCATCTCCAGTCCCCAGTGAAGCTCTGGTCCTCAGTGCTATCAACACTCTCCGTAATTCCAGAGAGTCACAGCTCAATGAATCAGTGAAGGTGGTGAATGTCACCTATGAGA AAATTTCTGAAACCTCCTATGCTGTCATTTTTGAGATTAAGCTGAGTAATATCAGCATGCCAGAAAACCCTGAGCAAAGAAACAACAGTTACGCACAAGTGCAAGATGTTGTCAATAATGCA CTGAACACTCTTCTGAATGAACCTGGCAGCCCAATGCAGCCCAAGTCATCTAATTTCAT GAGCACATCAACCCAGATTAATGGCAGGATGGATTACACTTTCCAGGATGGAGATGCCATGCAACCACTCAGCTTCCTACGTTTACTGACAG TGCCGTCGACTACCCCTGGTTCCACTGTGGCGCCTTCAAACCTAAT ATCTGGTTCAGCAGTGGTCACAAGCAAGCTGGTATTCAGCTCCTCATCTCCAGTCCCCAGTGAAGCTCTGGTCCTCAGTGCTATCAATACTCTCCGTAATTCCAGAGAGTCACATCTTAATGAATCAGTGAAGGTGGTGAATGTCACCTATGAGA ATTAA